In Triticum aestivum cultivar Chinese Spring chromosome 5B, IWGSC CS RefSeq v2.1, whole genome shotgun sequence, the following proteins share a genomic window:
- the LOC123111015 gene encoding uncharacterized protein yields the protein MAAASSGCAEVDTSRAFRSVKEAVAVFGERILATEAQFRPGAHANHRVVRERSSWRDSVAIASSKEKLEGSSDLIKGSHSTNPNAIAVAIAKHEGNSSEPARIVMPVSNAQPMYLVPLSPRSQASSSLSLAHGDGYDKQDGKEANLMIMNSIKKVEEEAAKTRLEAVQVKRRLADLELAMANLNAKLHSALSRLAYIEADKAAAARASIQQRDINTSALTVWAEAKPERHPLRHLLSLDDADEEVKHGQEREMTTTTTKRKMQKQKPIMPLVVPLISEVLFSKKKRMNDKERLYLKELYSLLRLS from the coding sequence ATGGCTGCTGCCTCGTCTGGCTGTGCAGAGGTCGACACCTCTCGCGCGTTCCGGTCTGTCAAGGAGGCAGTCGCCGTGTTCGGTGAGCGCATTCTCGCGACTGAAGCACAGTTCAGGCCGGGTGCACATGCCAACCATCGTGTTGTTAGGGAGAGGAGTTCTTGGCGAGACTCTGTCGCCATTGCTTCCTCAAAAGAGAAGCTTGAGGGCAGTTCTGACCTCATCAAGGGAAGCCACTCAACCAATCCAAACGCCATCGCCGTTGCCATTGCCAAGCACGAGGGAAATAGCAGTGAGCCTGCTAGAATTGTAATGCCAGTGTCTAATGCCCAGCCAATGTACCTGGTCCCGTTGTCTCCACGGTCCCAGGCATCATCGTCGCTGTCTCTAGCCCACGGCGACGGCTACGACAAGCAGGACGGGAAGGAAGCCAATCTCATGATCATGAACTCCATCAAGAAGGTGGAGGAAGAGGCGGCCAAGACAAGGCTGGAGGCGGTGCAGGTCAAGAGGAGGCTGGCCGACCTGGAGCTAGCCATGGCGAACCTCAACGCGAAGCTCCACAGTGCCCTCTCGAGGCTGGCATACATTGAGGCCGACAAGGCGGCGGCCGCAAGGGCCAGCATCCAGCAGAGGGACATCAACACGTCGGCGCTGACGGTCTGGGCCGAGGCCAAGCCCGAGCGGCATCCATTGCGACACCTGCTGAGCCTCGACGATGCCGACGAGGAGGTGAAGCATGGCCAGGAAAGGgagatgacgacgacaacgacaaaGAGGAAGATGCAGAAGCAGAAGCCAATCATGCCCCTTGTTGTTCCGCTCATCAGTGAGGTGCTtttctccaagaagaagaggatgaaCGACAAGGAGAGGTTGTACCTGAAGGAGCTCTACAGCTTGCTAAGGCTGTCTTGA
- the LOC123111014 gene encoding dihydrolipoyllysine-residue acetyltransferase component 5 of pyruvate dehydrogenase complex, chloroplastic — protein sequence MAGLLHLHSTLLPSASLLRQRGGAQAVPRRRRACRVEAKIREIFMPALSSTMTEGKIVAWNAAEGDRLAKGDPVVVVESDKADMDVETFHNGFLAAVLVPAGESAPVGSAIALLAESEEEIPLARSQAANFSSSAAASPPAPQETVAQEASPAPPPPPPPAPVAVSAPAPPSPATQGGARVVASPYAKKLAKELSVDLFAVTGSGPGGRVVAKDVEAAAAAPKKAAPVPAARQDVPLGSTVPFTTMQGAVSKNMVESLAVPAFRVGYTITTDALDALYKKIKAKGVTMTALLAKATAMALVQHPVVNSSCRDGQSFTYNSSINIAVAVAIDGGLITPVLQDADKLDIYSLSRKWKELVDKARAKQLQPQEYNSGTFTLSNLGMFGVDRFDAILPPGTGAIMAVGSSQPTVVGTKDGRIGIKSQMQVNVTADHRVIYGSDLAAFLQTLSKIIEDSKDLTF from the exons ATGGCCGGTCTCCTCCACCTCCACTCTACGCTGCTGCCCTCGGCGTCCCTGCTCCGCCAACGCGGCGGCGCGCAGGCCGTGCCACGGCGCCGGCGCGCGTGCCGGGTGGAGGCCAAGATCCGGGAGATCTTCATGCCGGCCCTCAGTTCCACCATGACGGAGGGCAAGATCGTCGCCTGGAACGCCGCCGAGGGGGACCGCCTCGCCAAGGGCGACCCTGTTGTTGTTGTGGAGTCTGATAAGGCCGACATGGACGTCGAGACCTTCCACAACGGGTTCCTCGCCGCCGTACTCGTCCCCGCAGGAGAGTCCGCGCCCGTCGGCTCCGCCATCGCGCTCCTCGCCGAGTCCGAGGAGGAGATCCCGCTCGCCCGGTCCCAGGCTGCCAacttctcctcctccgccgccgcttcGCCGCCGGCTCCCCAGGAAACCGTAGCCCAAGAAGCGtcccctgctccgccgccgccgcctcctccggcgcccGTAGCAGTCTCTGCTCCAGCACCGCCCTCACCGGCCACACAGGGCGGGGCGCGCGTGGTTGCCTCGCCGTACGCCAAGAAGCTCGCAAAGGAGCTCAGCGTTGATCTATTCGCAGTCACTGGCTCTGGCCCAGGGGGGAGAGTTGTGGCAAAGGACGTAGAGGCTGCGGCAGCTGCCCCCAAGAAAGCTGCGCCAGTGCCAGCTGCTCGACAAGATGTTCCATTGGGATCCACGGTGCCATTCACCACAATGCAGGGCGCTGTGAGCAAGAACATGGTGGAGAGCCTTGCTGTGCCGGCGTTCAGGGTCGGGTACACCATCACAACCGATGCTCTCGATGCGCTCTACAAGAAA ATTAAGGCAAAGGGGGTGACAATGACAGCGCTGCTGGCGAAGGCTACAGCGATGGCGCTGGTGCAGCATCCTGTGGTGAACTCCAGCTGCAGAGATGGGCAGAGCTTTACTTACAACAGTAGCATCAACATTGCTGTCGCGGTGGCCATCGATGGTGGATTGATAACCCCTGTGCTCCAGGATGCTGATAAG CTTGATATTTATTCACTGTCAAGGAAATGGAAGGAGCTGGTTGATAAGGCTCGTGCAAAGCAGCTGCAGCCCCAGGAGTACAACTCGG GTACCTTTACTCTTTCAAACCTCGGTATGTTTGGAGTTGATAGATTCGATGCGATCTTGCCACCTGGAACT GGAGCAATCATGGCTGTTGGCTCATCACAACCGACAGTTGTTGGTACAAAAGATGGTAGAATTGGGATCAAGAGCCAAATGCAG GTCAATGTTACTGCTGATCATCGGGTTATTTATGGATCTGATCTTGCTGCTTTTCTGCAAACTCTGTCCAAGATAATTGAGGATTCCAAGGACCTTACATTCTAG